The Schistocerca gregaria isolate iqSchGreg1 chromosome 1, iqSchGreg1.2, whole genome shotgun sequence genome includes a window with the following:
- the LOC126334861 gene encoding prostaglandin reductase 1-like: MVKARKFVLARHFEGEPQLDNFRLEEEELPPLEDGQILCEAVYLSVDPYQRVFKEMHKLGEPMIGSQVARIVESRSPDFPVGKYVVGYWGWRDRTVADTKNHNDLWAPILAPDVGDLPLSLCLGVLGMPGNSAYFGFLELCHPKTGEVAVVSGAAGAVGSIVGQIARIKGCRVIGFAGSDEKVTWLKDELGFHHAYNYKSMDVATALKEAAPEGVDVYFDNVGGKLSSDVIYNMRTGGRISVCGSISSYNSTEIPTAPILQPAMIFKELKMEGFLVKRWLHRWDEGIKQNIQWIKEGKLKYRETVTEGFENMPKAFIGMLKGENVGKAVIKA, encoded by the exons ATGGTCAAGGCTCGCAAGTTCGTTCTGGCGCGCCACTTTGAGGGCGAGCCGCAGCTCGATAACTTCCGACTGGAGGAGGAGGAACTGCCGCCTCTGGAAGATGGCCAGATACTGTGCGAAGCCGTCTACCTCAGCGTGGACCCGTATCAGAGGGTGTTCAAGGAAATGCATAAGCTGGGTGAGCCCATGATTGGGTCTCAG GTGGCACGCATTGTGGAGAGCCGCTCACCTGACTTCCCAGTTGGGAAGTATGTTGTCGGTTACTGGGGCTGGCGTGATCGCACAGTGGCTGACACAAAGAACCATAATGACTTGTGGGCACCGATTTTAGCACCTGATGTTGGCGACTTGCCCTTGTCACTGTGCCTGGGGGTCTTGGGCATGCCAGGCAATTCTGCATATTTTGGATTTCTTGAACTCTGCCATCCCAAGACAGGAGAGGTGGCTGTGGTCAGTGGGGCAGCTGGTGCCGTTGGCTCCATTGTAGGCCAAATTGCTCGTATAAAAGGCTGCAGGGTCATTGGCTTTGCTGGGTCTGATGAAAAG GTAACATGGCTGAAGGATGAACTGGGTTTTCATCACGCATACAACTACAAGTCCATGGATGTTGCAACAGCATTAAAAGAGGCTGCACCTGAAGGTGTGGATGTATACTTCGATAATGTAGGAGGGAAGCTGAGCAGTGATGTAATATATAATATGAGAACAGGAGGAAGAATTTCAGTCTGTGGCTCTATATCTAGTTACAATTCCACAGAAATACCAACTGCACCCATCTTACAGCCAGCcatgattttcaaagagctgaaaATGGAGGGATTTTTAGTTAAACGTTGGTTGCACCGATGGGATGAGGGAATTAAACAAAATATACAGTGGATTAAAGAGGGAAAATTGAAATACAGAGAGACTGTCACAGAAGGATTTGAAAATATGCCAAAAGCATTTATTGGTATGCTTAAGGGAGAAAATGTTGGAAAAGCAGTTATCAAAGCTTAA